Proteins encoded within one genomic window of Tepidanaerobacter syntrophicus:
- a CDS encoding DUF2284 domain-containing protein, producing MQIKPEDIMKQALELGVTNAVVVDVNNIEFSQEFRELCEKNTCRQYNMNWMCPPAVGPLEVLEKRVRQYKQGVLLQTVQKLRSCFDYPGMVEGEERHTKIIRKLVDKLKEEYKGIDFLPLNVGPCTYCPRCTYPEGKPCRFPEKAMASVEAYGINVMSLTRKCDIPYYNGENTVSYVALILFN from the coding sequence ATGCAGATAAAACCTGAAGATATCATGAAACAGGCTTTAGAATTGGGAGTGACAAATGCTGTTGTAGTTGATGTAAATAATATAGAGTTTTCGCAAGAATTTCGAGAACTGTGCGAGAAAAATACCTGCCGACAGTACAATATGAACTGGATGTGTCCGCCGGCAGTTGGTCCTTTAGAAGTCTTAGAAAAGAGGGTGCGCCAGTATAAGCAAGGAGTGCTGCTGCAGACAGTTCAAAAACTGCGCAGTTGTTTTGACTATCCGGGGATGGTTGAAGGGGAAGAAAGGCATACGAAGATAATACGAAAGCTGGTAGATAAACTTAAAGAGGAGTATAAAGGTATTGATTTTCTTCCGCTTAATGTGGGACCCTGCACCTACTGCCCCCGCTGCACATATCCCGAAGGAAAGCCCTGCAGGTTTCCGGAGAAAGCAATGGCGTCAGTTGAGGCATACGGTATAAATGTAATGTCGCTTACAAGAAAATGCGATATCCCTTACTATAACGGTGAAAATACGGTATCTTATGTAGCGCTGATTTTATTTAATTAA
- a CDS encoding PadR family transcriptional regulator translates to MPKVQESPLTETAFLILLAMYKPNHGYGVMQFVMEKTKGRVVFGPGTLYGAINNLAKKGWIKALPAESGERKKEYIITDLGRLQVEAEMKRLREVYRIGEEILKNKGVEIDEKI, encoded by the coding sequence TTGCCAAAAGTGCAAGAATCTCCTTTGACAGAAACTGCATTTCTTATCCTTCTTGCCATGTATAAACCGAATCATGGTTATGGGGTTATGCAATTTGTGATGGAAAAAACTAAGGGAAGGGTCGTATTTGGTCCCGGAACTCTTTACGGCGCAATAAATAATCTTGCCAAAAAAGGCTGGATTAAGGCTCTGCCGGCCGAAAGCGGTGAGAGGAAAAAAGAATATATCATTACAGATTTGGGCAGACTGCAAGTTGAAGCAGAAATGAAAAGGCTCAGAGAAGTATATAGAATAGGCGAGGAGATCCTTAAAAATAAAGGAGTTGAAATCGATGAGAAAATTTAA
- a CDS encoding DUF2812 domain-containing protein yields MRKFKLFLDPIEEQTVWLNKQAEKGRKLAKVGKLFYEFEPCKQGEYQYAVIYIGNKSNQERLEYERFLKEMNITFYEKAVDLGHFSIGKIKYRPFADKGGKFATSGGMINRELLILEKKNDGKPFTIYNSILDKAEALKEYRKPYSYYLVFLLVFNIYFYLTSKSGFSFASFTSLSGDWGKILSALILFIALGTIPLIRWIALTSKIARLEKEAEVHE; encoded by the coding sequence ATGAGAAAATTTAAGCTCTTTCTTGACCCTATTGAAGAACAGACGGTTTGGCTAAATAAACAAGCCGAAAAAGGCCGTAAGCTTGCAAAAGTCGGGAAACTTTTCTACGAATTCGAACCTTGCAAGCAAGGGGAATATCAGTATGCGGTTATTTATATCGGTAATAAGTCTAATCAGGAAAGGCTCGAGTATGAAAGATTTTTGAAAGAAATGAATATAACATTCTATGAAAAGGCTGTAGACTTAGGACACTTTTCAATAGGCAAAATAAAATATAGGCCCTTTGCTGACAAAGGTGGAAAATTTGCAACATCAGGCGGCATGATAAACCGGGAGCTTTTGATTCTTGAAAAAAAGAACGATGGAAAACCCTTCACAATTTATAACAGCATCTTGGACAAGGCAGAAGCATTAAAAGAATATAGAAAACCTTATAGCTACTATCTGGTTTTCCTATTAGTTTTTAATATATATTTTTATCTTACGTCGAAATCAGGTTTTTCGTTTGCAAGCTTTACCAGCCTCAGCGGTGATTGGGGGAAGATTTTGTCTGCGTTAATACTTTTTATTGCCTTAGGCACTATACCGCTTATACGGTGGATAGCGCTTACATCAAAGATTGCAAGACTTGAAAAAGAGGCAGAAGTCCATGAATAG
- a CDS encoding heavy metal translocating P-type ATPase produces MYVEKDFNVTGMTCAACSAAVERSVKKLPGVKSVTVNLLTNSMRVEYNDETIFPEEIIKAVEDAGYGASLKEKSRAKQETQKAQGKTSADREIEDMKLRLKVSILFIIPLMYISMGHMLGLPLPPFLSGVENAVSFAFAQFLLVLPIAFINRKFYTVGFKTLFKGHPNMDSLIAIGSGSALIYGVFAIFRMSYGLGAGNFELVHRYYHDLYFESAAMILTLITVGKFLEARAKGKTTDAIKKLMDLAPKTARVEKNGIEEEVPVESVKVGDIIVIRPGESIPVDGVVIEGQSAVDESALTGESMPVEKRPTDKVSAGTINKTGAFKFRATQVGEDTTLAKIIALVEDANATKAPIAKLADKISAVFVPTVIGIALVTTVGWLLAGYSFEFALSMGISVLVISCPCALGLATPVAIMVGTGKGAEHGILIKSAEALEALCSIDTVVMDKTGTLTQGKPQVTDIALYKAKSEEELLKIAQALEKNSEHPLADAILKYCREKETPLIEINEFKSIPGKGVEGYIDGIPYFAGNEQFMKEKKIDTAIAEQLSARLSKEGKTPLYFGENNALLGIIAVADVIKPTSRQAVQRFKQMGIKVVMLTGDNPNTAEAIRRQLDIDEAIAGVLPHEKDKKIQELKNKGQKVAMIGDGINDAPALARADVGIAIGAGTDVAIESADIVLIRSDLMDAVTAVELSKATIRNIKQNLFWAFFYNILGIPIAAGVLYPAYHIKLTPMIGAAAMSMSSVFVVTNALRLRKFKPSALPISQCDNLCDVRGQVSVIRISENNLLQNKSEEKEIEKMKKVLEIKGMMCEHCKMRVEKALNAIDGVKATVNLDGGLAEVESSNPVADEALKHAVEEAGYEVVSIKEAV; encoded by the coding sequence ATGTACGTAGAAAAGGATTTTAACGTAACTGGCATGACTTGTGCTGCTTGTTCAGCTGCGGTAGAACGTAGTGTAAAGAAATTACCCGGTGTCAAATCTGTCACAGTAAATCTTTTAACAAACAGCATGCGTGTCGAATATAATGATGAAACAATTTTTCCCGAGGAGATAATAAAAGCAGTAGAAGATGCAGGATATGGCGCATCTTTGAAAGAAAAAAGCAGAGCAAAGCAGGAGACACAAAAAGCTCAAGGAAAAACTTCAGCAGACAGAGAAATTGAGGATATGAAACTCCGTCTTAAGGTTTCTATTCTGTTTATCATACCATTAATGTATATATCGATGGGACATATGTTGGGCTTGCCTCTTCCGCCTTTCTTATCCGGCGTGGAAAATGCCGTCTCTTTTGCTTTTGCCCAATTTTTATTAGTGCTACCGATTGCGTTCATTAATCGTAAATTTTATACAGTAGGTTTTAAAACTTTATTTAAGGGCCATCCTAACATGGATTCCCTTATAGCCATTGGTTCAGGCTCGGCTCTTATATACGGCGTTTTTGCTATTTTTAGAATGAGTTATGGTTTAGGCGCCGGTAACTTTGAATTAGTTCACAGATACTATCATGATCTTTATTTTGAATCGGCGGCCATGATTTTAACCCTTATTACAGTGGGGAAATTCTTAGAGGCCAGAGCAAAAGGGAAAACTACGGATGCAATTAAAAAATTAATGGACCTTGCTCCTAAAACCGCTAGAGTAGAAAAGAACGGCATAGAAGAAGAGGTTCCCGTAGAATCAGTCAAAGTAGGAGACATAATAGTAATTCGACCCGGTGAATCAATTCCGGTAGATGGTGTGGTAATCGAGGGACAATCTGCTGTAGATGAGTCTGCGCTGACCGGCGAAAGTATGCCTGTAGAAAAACGACCAACAGATAAAGTAAGCGCAGGCACCATAAATAAGACAGGAGCTTTTAAATTTAGAGCAACTCAAGTAGGAGAAGATACGACACTGGCAAAAATAATAGCACTGGTAGAAGACGCAAATGCTACAAAAGCGCCAATAGCAAAACTTGCAGACAAGATAAGCGCTGTCTTTGTTCCTACGGTAATAGGTATCGCGCTCGTCACAACTGTAGGATGGCTTTTAGCAGGTTACAGCTTCGAATTTGCCTTATCGATGGGAATATCAGTTTTGGTTATATCCTGCCCTTGCGCATTAGGACTTGCAACACCTGTTGCAATAATGGTTGGAACAGGAAAGGGCGCAGAGCATGGCATATTGATAAAATCAGCGGAGGCTTTAGAGGCGCTTTGCAGTATAGATACTGTTGTAATGGATAAAACCGGCACTCTCACTCAGGGCAAGCCTCAGGTAACGGATATTGCCCTTTATAAAGCAAAGTCGGAGGAAGAACTTTTGAAAATTGCTCAGGCATTAGAAAAGAACTCAGAACATCCTCTGGCAGACGCTATTTTAAAATATTGCAGAGAAAAAGAAACTCCACTGATTGAAATTAATGAATTCAAATCTATTCCCGGCAAAGGCGTGGAAGGATATATTGATGGGATACCATATTTTGCAGGAAACGAGCAGTTTATGAAAGAAAAGAAAATTGACACAGCGATTGCTGAGCAGCTTTCGGCTCGCCTTTCAAAAGAAGGCAAAACTCCCCTTTATTTTGGAGAAAATAATGCCTTGTTGGGGATTATTGCCGTAGCTGATGTGATAAAACCTACCAGCCGCCAAGCGGTTCAGCGTTTTAAACAGATGGGTATTAAGGTAGTTATGCTTACAGGAGATAACCCAAACACAGCAGAAGCCATAAGACGCCAACTAGATATTGATGAAGCAATAGCAGGGGTACTGCCTCATGAAAAGGATAAAAAAATCCAAGAGCTTAAAAACAAAGGACAAAAAGTTGCTATGATAGGCGACGGAATAAATGATGCGCCCGCTTTGGCAAGAGCTGATGTAGGTATAGCCATAGGCGCCGGAACGGATGTAGCCATCGAATCTGCAGATATTGTGCTAATAAGAAGCGATTTAATGGATGCTGTTACAGCAGTAGAGCTTTCAAAAGCTACAATCAGGAATATAAAGCAGAATCTTTTCTGGGCATTTTTCTATAATATCTTAGGCATTCCAATTGCTGCCGGGGTTTTATATCCTGCTTACCATATAAAACTTACTCCAATGATTGGCGCAGCTGCCATGAGTATGAGCTCAGTTTTTGTCGTGACAAATGCATTAAGGCTTCGCAAATTTAAACCTTCTGCCTTGCCTATATCGCAGTGTGATAATCTGTGTGATGTCAGAGGGCAGGTATCAGTAATTAGAATTTCGGAAAACAATTTGCTACAAAATAAAAGTGAAGAAAAGGAGATTGAAAAAATGAAAAAGGTTTTAGAAATTAAAGGTATGATGTGTGAGCACTGCAAGATGCGAGTAGAAAAGGCTTTAAACGCAATAGACGGAGTTAAAGCGACAGTGAATTTGGATGGCGGACTTGCTGAGGTTGAATCCTCGAATCCGGTGGCTGACGAGGCTCTAAAACATGCAGTAGAAGAAGCCGGATATGAAGTAGTATCCATAAAAGAGGCGGTATGA
- a CDS encoding metal-sensing transcriptional repressor, with protein sequence MRADRERVLKKLKTVRGQIDGIIKMVEDDRYCIDISNQLMASIAILKNINQEVLDAHLKHCVTEVFDSDETSDKKQKIDEIIKIIDKLSK encoded by the coding sequence TTGAGAGCTGACAGGGAAAGAGTTTTAAAAAAGTTAAAAACCGTAAGAGGGCAGATAGACGGTATTATAAAGATGGTAGAAGATGATCGCTACTGTATTGATATTTCAAATCAACTTATGGCGTCTATAGCAATTTTAAAGAATATAAATCAAGAGGTGCTTGATGCCCATCTGAAACATTGTGTAACCGAGGTTTTTGATTCAGATGAAACATCAGATAAAAAGCAAAAGATTGATGAGATAATCAAGATAATAGACAAACTTTCTAAATAA
- the trhA gene encoding PAQR family membrane homeostasis protein TrhA gives MREPVNTWTHFITFLAGIAGLVYLIIFSYGDLAKLATMGIYGASIVILYGASTAYHWANTTPEKQLILRKFDHISIFILIAGTYTPVLYYGLEGTWRWAMLAAIWGLSLVGIIIKIFFLGIQRWVSTMFYIILGWMAIIPMSRLIQAYPKEAMLLLFLGGLSYTIGGIIYATKIFNFIPNKFGFHEVFHIFISIGSLLHFVMIAKFILPM, from the coding sequence ATGAGAGAACCGGTCAATACATGGACGCATTTTATTACATTTTTAGCAGGAATCGCAGGACTTGTCTATTTAATTATATTTTCCTATGGCGATCTTGCAAAGCTTGCGACAATGGGAATTTACGGAGCAAGCATTGTAATTCTTTACGGAGCCAGCACAGCCTACCATTGGGCAAACACTACACCTGAAAAGCAGCTTATACTGAGAAAATTCGATCATATATCGATTTTTATCTTAATTGCAGGCACATATACGCCTGTCCTCTATTATGGTCTCGAAGGAACATGGAGATGGGCCATGCTTGCGGCTATTTGGGGACTTTCGCTAGTAGGCATAATAATAAAGATATTTTTTTTGGGGATTCAACGTTGGGTTTCAACAATGTTTTATATCATCCTCGGTTGGATGGCTATCATTCCAATGTCCCGCTTAATCCAGGCTTATCCAAAAGAAGCCATGCTGCTTCTGTTTTTAGGAGGCCTATCTTACACCATCGGGGGAATAATATATGCTACGAAGATTTTCAACTTTATTCCCAATAAATTTGGTTTTCACGAGGTTTTTCATATATTTATTTCTATAGGCTCACTGCTGCACTTTGTAATGATCGCAAAATTCATATTACCTATGTAA
- a CDS encoding dipeptidase → MQKELEEHIKSIHENFTIVDAHLDLLWDVEKRRRKGEKQIIETYHLPDFKEGGANIIVSSIYITEDYLPELGLRKALDQISAFYSELDESGDKIKFIKSYADVKDALDNKMIGILLFFEGVDPLMNDIGLLRLFYELGVRGVGITWSRRNFAGDGCSFSKIEDKKNGLSKFGEEVVTEAEKLGMIIDVSHLNEAGFWDVMKITTKPVIASHSNCRALHKIMRNLSDEQIKAIAKTDGVIGINSVSSIVAEGHADIKALADHIDHLKNIAGINHIGLGFDFCDKIFGHNTGPKSKKEDEDYDVVNGYPDIYRLTEELIARGYSDNEIKLIYGGNFLRVYENILK, encoded by the coding sequence ATGCAAAAGGAATTAGAGGAGCATATAAAGAGCATCCATGAAAATTTTACTATAGTAGATGCACATTTGGATTTGCTTTGGGATGTTGAAAAAAGGAGAAGAAAAGGCGAAAAACAGATAATAGAGACATATCATCTGCCGGATTTTAAGGAAGGCGGAGCAAATATCATAGTTTCATCAATATATATCACCGAAGATTATCTTCCGGAACTTGGGCTTAGAAAGGCATTAGATCAAATTAGCGCTTTTTACTCAGAGCTTGATGAATCAGGGGATAAGATCAAATTTATAAAAAGCTATGCTGATGTAAAAGATGCATTAGATAACAAAATGATAGGGATCCTTTTATTTTTTGAAGGAGTAGATCCCTTGATGAATGATATAGGCCTTCTAAGACTTTTTTATGAACTTGGAGTAAGAGGCGTTGGAATTACTTGGTCAAGGCGAAACTTCGCAGGGGACGGATGTAGTTTTTCTAAAATAGAAGATAAAAAAAACGGCCTTTCAAAATTTGGCGAAGAAGTTGTAACAGAAGCGGAAAAACTTGGTATGATAATAGATGTAAGCCATTTAAACGAGGCGGGATTTTGGGATGTTATGAAAATCACAACAAAACCTGTGATAGCATCTCATTCCAATTGCCGAGCCCTCCACAAAATAATGAGAAACTTAAGCGATGAACAAATAAAAGCCATTGCTAAAACAGATGGTGTAATAGGTATCAACAGTGTAAGCTCAATAGTTGCAGAAGGCCATGCGGATATAAAAGCCTTGGCAGACCATATAGATCATTTGAAAAACATAGCCGGAATAAACCACATTGGCCTTGGATTCGACTTTTGCGATAAAATATTTGGACATAATACGGGTCCAAAGAGCAAAAAAGAAGACGAGGATTATGATGTAGTAAATGGATATCCTGATATTTACAGGCTTACAGAAGAACTTATAGCAAGAGGATATTCCGATAATGAAATCAAGCTTATTTATGGAGGAAATTTTTTAAGAGTTTATGAAAATATCTTAAAGTAG
- a CDS encoding RDD family protein, with protein MQYKKADLFKRFIALLIDDIVASLLVYIPILGALVSAVYLLTKDAIAFEITKNPDFKNRSLGKKVMGLEVVSFDGSDIDWTISLKRNLPLAIGSAFGIVPIIGWVVGGIIGFVMVIVEALLVISDDKGRRLGDRWANTQVVESRDIINQDDVIDI; from the coding sequence ATGCAGTACAAAAAGGCGGACCTGTTTAAAAGATTTATTGCCTTGCTAATTGACGATATCGTTGCAAGCCTTCTCGTCTATATTCCTATACTGGGAGCCTTGGTAAGCGCAGTTTATCTCTTAACTAAGGATGCAATAGCTTTTGAAATAACGAAGAATCCGGACTTCAAAAACCGCAGTTTGGGCAAAAAAGTTATGGGACTTGAAGTGGTTTCCTTTGACGGTAGTGATATTGATTGGACAATATCACTAAAAAGAAATCTGCCCCTTGCTATAGGCAGTGCTTTTGGCATAGTTCCTATTATAGGCTGGGTTGTAGGAGGAATTATCGGATTTGTAATGGTAATAGTTGAAGCCTTACTTGTTATAAGCGATGACAAGGGCAGAAGGCTTGGGGACAGATGGGCAAACACCCAAGTAGTAGAAAGCCGGGATATTATAAATCAAGACGATGTAATAGATATATAA
- a CDS encoding Cof-type HAD-IIB family hydrolase, with product MSIKYKLVVCDLDGTLLNSAEEISQENKKAVNMLKDAGIEFAIATGRHDLIAAKYIYDLDIKTPLIACNGALIKDVRQKRVLYEKLIPSDITARVINYCKTNYFDYLVYTPDAIYYSEDSQRVNVVMNYNKSVKEELRAKTLNVKELDVVRDKIIKILIASQEDKIIEKLDNDINQDNSLTIVSSGKGLIDIMRSGASKGNALLILCDKLGILPKETVVFGDSHNDISMFEVAGLAIAPENAEEEVKKAADYVTLSNDMSGVAHAIMSIIEKAI from the coding sequence ATGTCGATAAAATATAAACTTGTTGTATGTGATTTAGATGGAACACTTTTAAACTCGGCTGAAGAGATAAGCCAAGAAAATAAAAAAGCCGTTAATATGCTAAAAGATGCAGGTATAGAGTTTGCAATAGCTACAGGAAGACATGATCTTATTGCGGCAAAATATATTTATGATCTTGACATTAAGACACCTTTGATAGCTTGTAATGGTGCCCTTATAAAAGATGTCCGCCAAAAAAGAGTCCTCTACGAAAAATTAATACCATCGGATATAACTGCAAGAGTTATAAATTACTGTAAGACCAACTATTTCGACTATCTGGTATATACCCCCGATGCAATATATTATAGCGAAGATTCACAGCGGGTAAACGTAGTGATGAACTACAATAAAAGTGTAAAAGAAGAATTGCGTGCCAAAACACTTAATGTAAAAGAGCTGGATGTTGTTAGAGATAAAATAATAAAAATATTAATTGCAAGCCAAGAAGATAAAATTATAGAAAAATTAGATAATGACATAAATCAAGATAACAGCTTAACTATAGTAAGTTCCGGCAAAGGACTGATTGATATTATGCGAAGCGGTGCATCAAAAGGAAACGCCCTTTTGATTTTATGCGATAAGCTCGGTATTTTGCCTAAAGAAACTGTTGTTTTTGGAGACAGCCATAACGATATTAGCATGTTTGAAGTTGCCGGCCTTGCCATTGCGCCGGAAAATGCAGAAGAGGAAGTTAAAAAAGCAGCGGATTATGTGACACTTTCAAATGACATGTCGGGAGTCGCCCACGCAATAATGAGTATTATTGAAAAGGCAATTTAA
- the mntA gene encoding type VII toxin-antitoxin system MntA family adenylyltransferase antitoxin: MNKKDCIEIVKEYFINREDISTVYLFGSVAKNRATKGSDVDIAILFTEGLPLLDRFERKLEIANDLEDLLKLKIDVVDLETADPYFIHQVMLGKEIILDKNTERRVSFEVKKREEYFDRKYFYDLYYNQALKRLEEKGRKYHNG; encoded by the coding sequence ATGAATAAAAAAGATTGTATCGAAATTGTAAAAGAATATTTTATAAATCGAGAAGATATTTCTACTGTTTATTTATTTGGTTCTGTTGCAAAAAACAGGGCAACGAAAGGCAGTGATGTAGATATTGCTATATTGTTTACCGAAGGCTTACCCCTATTAGACCGCTTTGAGCGAAAACTAGAAATTGCCAATGATTTAGAAGATCTATTAAAATTAAAAATTGATGTCGTAGATTTAGAAACTGCTGATCCATATTTTATACATCAAGTAATGCTTGGCAAGGAAATAATTTTAGATAAGAATACAGAAAGGCGCGTATCTTTTGAAGTTAAAAAACGGGAAGAGTATTTTGACAGAAAATATTTCTATGATCTGTATTACAATCAGGCGCTAAAAAGATTAGAAGAGAAAGGGAGAAAATATCACAATGGTTGA
- the hepT gene encoding type VII toxin-antitoxin system HepT family RNase toxin: MVEKETIVRRLAFLEEYCRDLDEARQTITFDTFTRDKIVRRYIERTLHMAVEACLDIANHIISYEGYREPLDNKDIFQVLFEQEIIDEKLKESLKKMAQFRNVIVHDYVRIQPEIVYNILQKNLGDIYDFANIVKNKFL; the protein is encoded by the coding sequence ATGGTTGAGAAAGAAACGATAGTGAGGCGACTAGCGTTTCTCGAAGAATATTGTAGAGATTTAGACGAAGCCAGGCAAACTATAACCTTTGATACCTTTACAAGAGACAAGATAGTCCGCAGATATATTGAACGAACGTTGCATATGGCAGTTGAAGCATGTTTAGATATTGCAAACCACATTATTTCTTATGAAGGTTATAGAGAGCCTCTTGATAATAAAGATATTTTTCAAGTCCTCTTCGAACAAGAAATAATAGACGAAAAATTAAAGGAAAGCCTTAAAAAAATGGCCCAATTTCGCAATGTAATTGTTCATGATTATGTCCGGATTCAACCTGAAATTGTTTATAATATTCTTCAAAAAAATCTAGGCGATATTTATGATTTTGCAAATATTGTAAAAAACAAGTTTTTATAA
- a CDS encoding cyclase family protein: MRIVDLSQGYKVGMPLFPGTAPIAIKQIAQIDNGGFRITEFHAGVHVGTHCDAPAHCIKGAKTLDEIPLDTFVGDAVIVNAPVERKEPIGKEVLKNCEIKRGDIVLLKTGYSKYWGNPKYIDDSPYLSQELAQALVKLGIKALGIDFISPDPVESTEAPVHKILMGNGIPIIENLNNLDKIDRPRVFFSAAPLLIDKSDGGFTRAYAVLER, translated from the coding sequence ATGAGGATTGTAGATCTTTCCCAGGGCTATAAAGTTGGTATGCCGCTTTTCCCCGGAACTGCGCCTATTGCAATTAAGCAAATCGCACAGATAGACAATGGAGGCTTTAGGATTACAGAATTTCATGCAGGCGTTCATGTTGGCACGCACTGTGATGCCCCGGCCCACTGCATAAAGGGGGCGAAAACCTTAGATGAAATTCCGTTGGATACTTTTGTAGGTGATGCAGTTATTGTAAATGCTCCGGTAGAAAGAAAAGAGCCGATTGGAAAAGAGGTGCTAAAAAATTGTGAAATAAAAAGAGGAGATATAGTCCTCTTAAAAACCGGGTATTCCAAATACTGGGGCAACCCAAAGTATATCGATGATTCGCCTTATCTTTCACAGGAACTGGCGCAAGCCTTAGTAAAACTTGGCATTAAAGCGCTAGGTATTGATTTTATTTCTCCGGATCCCGTTGAAAGCACAGAGGCACCTGTTCATAAAATATTGATGGGAAACGGAATACCTATAATAGAAAATCTTAATAATCTTGATAAAATAGATAGGCCGCGGGTATTTTTCTCTGCAGCCCCTCTTCTCATAGATAAATCTGACGGCGGCTTTACCCGCGCATATGCTGTATTGGAGAGATAA
- a CDS encoding DNA adenine methylase: protein MLKYNYFTYYGGQFQSLYEINLLILSACEEIVKTEKTNNNRGIIDIKAFEDIVLIDCFAGAGNIIINRPPLFKKAILNELNEDIYLLHKLMSDSTKNEELIRRLSVIEYSKEVFEEAKRLRETEFDSLDEFQKAEVMFTLLNQSFNGAMGSWSNTEVPKNYNERLYRTLQKIKLRYEGVEVRNDDGLSLIEEYKNEKHVILFLDPPYLAETRSAKNVYELEFTKEQHERLLYLVKDALCKVILMGYKNDLYDGILLKGDKGWRSFALQETFLSCQYVTIGEQKRKVCKHVWINFEPNDLAKYKIVGLRESEV, encoded by the coding sequence ATGCTGAAATATAATTACTTTACATATTATGGCGGACAGTTTCAAAGTTTGTATGAGATAAATCTGCTAATTTTATCGGCATGTGAGGAAATTGTAAAAACAGAGAAAACAAATAATAATCGGGGGATTATAGATATAAAGGCATTTGAAGATATCGTTCTTATAGATTGTTTTGCGGGGGCTGGCAATATAATTATAAATAGACCTCCTCTTTTTAAAAAAGCAATACTTAATGAATTGAACGAAGACATTTACTTATTGCACAAACTCATGAGCGATTCAACTAAAAATGAAGAACTAATAAGACGCTTATCAGTTATAGAATACAGTAAGGAGGTTTTTGAGGAGGCCAAGAGATTGAGAGAGACAGAATTCGATAGTTTGGACGAATTCCAAAAAGCAGAGGTCATGTTTACATTATTAAATCAGTCATTTAACGGGGCTATGGGCAGTTGGTCTAATACGGAAGTCCCTAAAAATTATAATGAAAGGCTATATAGAACTTTACAAAAAATTAAACTAAGATATGAAGGCGTAGAAGTAAGGAATGATGACGGTTTGAGTTTGATTGAAGAATATAAAAATGAAAAACATGTGATTTTGTTTTTAGACCCGCCATATTTAGCAGAGACACGCTCGGCAAAAAATGTCTACGAGTTGGAATTTACTAAAGAACAGCACGAGAGGCTTTTATATTTGGTAAAAGACGCGTTATGTAAGGTTATCTTAATGGGTTATAAAAACGACCTTTACGATGGTATTTTATTAAAAGGTGATAAAGGCTGGAGGTCATTTGCTTTACAGGAGACGTTTTTATCGTGTCAGTATGTAACTATAGGAGAGCAAAAAAGAAAAGTTTGTAAACATGTCTGGATTAATTTTGAGCCTAATGATTTAGCGAAATATAAAATAGTAGGGCTTAGAGAAAGTGAGGTATAG